The following are from one region of the Staphylococcus schleiferi genome:
- a CDS encoding YfhO family protein: protein MKKLKKQTKTLSFKKGLKLMVVASLVGLIVYLPVLYRFIVHGIIYSGNGDGFKQMMPFQMFLYDRFTHFKSFYDLSLGLGGDYFTDLAYYYATSPMMYLNFLFVALGQWLFHMHPQGIAFWPGNQIFTAYLRCIMTFIAAYGMFRAFEFKRYERYLGAFLYASSSVVYYFNFTWSFFGDILIYLPLSIWGMERFFRNRKIGLFIIAIALTLYSNFYFSYYELIGLTVYLIYRMIHTHPKDCVTRWQKLYLLIPAAIISFCIASFGFITGVHSFLNNDRESNEVMISPIIDFSQKYHIFTNGFYITVTFIALVALCSFKLYRHYEYKMFAVLTWLLLIGSLSPYFDSAFNGFSFPQRRWVYFLALTTSALITLWIKYFNELTRRAFLQSLIPIILLAVATLLFSRGAMWWMIVSIIILIILSHYALRQKKLTQNMRWIILIFFVVQQFVLLIDYHHNNIAPYQSTMKDLQAAKYHSPTLQREINRIKQHQTSVARIDYMDPYAVNSSLIYGFNGVALYSSIFDGRILHYYDKEMQINMEYDSNSTYRLLGDRANLYALWGVSDRIKKAPDTLLPYGMQPENEIKDGKTTWAHAKNLIQYPSAHLTNKVYNPDDLKSPLDREQAMLQGVVMPDAKANQSFEPNTNFVSKATIQPRDATLKQDRLSVHKKDGGVDIQIPHQQHSAFKDYYIEMDVELLSPSLPHYLKVDDFYQRRTSLNYAYRRFVTPVTVRVPAKDTVQVKLKQGNYRFRVKGIYGENYQTLKKAQKRVQPVRIERGAQQLKAHFHSNQAQYLVLPFPYREGLSAEAHGEPRAVKQGNGLMTLIPVQKGDTEITLHYALPYWKTLTGLTLIGLISALLYRKWLRKTH from the coding sequence GTGAAAAAGTTGAAAAAGCAAACTAAAACGTTGTCCTTTAAAAAAGGGCTTAAACTGATGGTCGTTGCAAGTTTAGTGGGATTGATTGTTTATTTACCAGTCCTCTATCGCTTTATCGTTCATGGAATCATTTATAGTGGTAACGGAGACGGATTTAAGCAAATGATGCCATTCCAAATGTTTTTATACGATCGTTTTACTCATTTTAAGTCCTTCTATGATTTATCTTTAGGGCTTGGCGGTGATTACTTTACTGATTTAGCCTATTATTATGCTACTTCTCCCATGATGTATCTTAATTTCTTATTTGTTGCTTTAGGACAATGGCTATTTCATATGCATCCTCAAGGGATTGCTTTTTGGCCTGGTAACCAAATATTTACGGCTTATTTACGGTGTATCATGACTTTTATCGCTGCATACGGCATGTTTAGAGCATTTGAGTTTAAACGTTATGAACGTTATTTAGGAGCATTTCTCTACGCAAGCTCTTCCGTCGTTTACTATTTTAATTTTACTTGGTCATTCTTTGGAGATATTTTAATTTATTTACCTTTATCTATTTGGGGCATGGAACGTTTTTTCAGAAACCGTAAAATCGGTTTGTTTATTATTGCGATTGCTTTAACTTTATATTCGAACTTTTATTTCAGTTATTACGAATTAATTGGCCTGACAGTCTACTTAATTTATCGTATGATACATACACATCCTAAAGATTGTGTCACAAGATGGCAAAAACTCTACCTGTTGATACCCGCTGCCATCATCAGCTTTTGTATCGCTTCGTTTGGATTTATAACAGGCGTACATTCGTTTTTAAATAATGATCGAGAATCGAATGAGGTCATGATTTCGCCCATCATAGATTTTTCTCAGAAATATCATATCTTTACAAATGGATTTTATATTACAGTTACATTTATTGCATTAGTTGCGTTATGTTCATTTAAACTCTATCGTCATTACGAATATAAAATGTTTGCTGTTTTAACATGGCTTCTTTTAATTGGTTCTTTATCACCTTATTTTGATAGTGCATTTAACGGGTTTTCATTTCCACAACGACGCTGGGTATATTTCCTTGCACTGACAACAAGTGCACTCATTACGCTATGGATTAAATATTTCAATGAATTGACACGCAGAGCGTTTTTACAGTCACTCATCCCGATAATTCTTTTAGCTGTCGCAACCCTGCTCTTTTCGAGAGGTGCCATGTGGTGGATGATTGTCAGTATCATCATCCTAATCATTTTGAGTCATTATGCACTTAGACAAAAGAAATTAACTCAAAACATGCGATGGATAATTCTAATCTTCTTTGTAGTACAACAATTTGTCCTACTTATCGATTATCATCATAATAATATCGCACCTTATCAGTCAACAATGAAAGATTTGCAAGCTGCGAAATATCATAGTCCTACATTACAACGAGAAATTAACCGAATTAAACAACATCAGACATCTGTTGCGCGTATAGACTATATGGATCCTTATGCAGTGAATTCAAGTCTCATTTATGGGTTTAATGGTGTGGCGCTCTACTCTAGCATTTTTGATGGTCGTATTCTTCATTATTATGATAAAGAAATGCAGATTAATATGGAATATGATAGTAATAGTACTTATCGATTATTAGGCGATCGTGCAAACTTATATGCTTTATGGGGCGTTTCAGATCGTATCAAAAAAGCGCCAGATACACTTTTACCTTATGGTATGCAACCTGAAAACGAGATTAAAGATGGCAAAACAACATGGGCACATGCTAAAAATCTTATCCAATATCCGAGTGCGCACTTAACAAACAAAGTATACAATCCTGACGACTTAAAATCGCCTCTAGATCGCGAGCAAGCCATGTTACAAGGGGTCGTGATGCCAGATGCAAAAGCGAATCAATCTTTTGAACCGAATACTAATTTCGTTTCTAAAGCAACCATTCAACCTCGCGATGCAACATTAAAACAAGATCGCTTATCAGTTCATAAAAAAGATGGCGGCGTAGATATTCAAATCCCGCACCAACAACATTCAGCTTTTAAAGATTATTACATTGAGATGGATGTTGAATTACTGAGCCCTAGTCTGCCACATTACTTAAAAGTGGATGATTTCTATCAAAGACGTACATCATTAAATTATGCCTATCGTCGTTTTGTCACACCGGTTACAGTACGGGTTCCCGCCAAAGATACTGTTCAAGTCAAACTTAAGCAAGGGAACTATCGTTTCCGTGTTAAAGGTATATATGGCGAAAACTATCAAACACTTAAAAAAGCTCAAAAAAGGGTACAGCCCGTTCGAATTGAACGCGGTGCACAACAATTGAAAGCACATTTTCATTCAAATCAAGCACAGTACCTTGTATTACCTTTTCCTTATCGAGAAGGATTGTCAGCAGAAGCGCATGGAGAACCAAGAGCAGTTAAACAAGGCAATGGGCTAATGACGCTTATTCCTGTACAAAAAGGAGATACTGAGATAACACTACACTATGCTCTACCTTATTGGAAAACGTTAACAGGACTTACGTTGATCGGTCTCATCAGCGCATTATTGTATCGAAAATGGTTAAGAAAAACGCATTAA
- a CDS encoding IS110 family transposase: protein MNYLGVDISKRSSVVAHYHNDQFQREFTIQNNKNGYNYLLKYLNDLDHLQITFESTGIYSRGMTRFCRVNQINYIEMNPLEAKFRTSSLRSWKTDQADAHKLALLAFNMKDAKIQRHTEEIYFELRERARFHLEMENDQNKLKVELVEVLHQTFPGLEKLFKNRYSKIALNIAKVFPHPNCVFALTHDELTHTILNSTAKGMSIKKAQKYTNDLISIAQNSFPTVKQSSFLVEKLRHLCDKLLKSMHEKDLFDKEMIKLAKTTDAFENIVSIPGLGELTTALLIGELGDITHFETNKQLNAYVGIDIKRYQSGNSMSRDTINKRGNKKARRLLFLIIMNIIRGRNRYKNHVADYYYKLRKQPNEKPHKTAVIASVNRLLKTIHYLITNNQLYDYQKAPH, encoded by the coding sequence ATCAATTACTTAGGTGTTGATATTAGTAAAAGAAGTAGTGTCGTAGCTCATTATCATAACGATCAATTTCAAAGAGAATTTACCATTCAAAATAATAAAAATGGTTATAATTATTTATTAAAGTATTTGAATGATTTAGACCACCTACAAATCACTTTTGAATCTACTGGTATTTATTCAAGAGGTATGACTCGATTTTGTCGCGTAAATCAAATTAATTATATTGAGATGAACCCGTTAGAAGCTAAATTCAGAACAAGTTCTTTAAGATCATGGAAAACCGATCAAGCTGATGCACATAAACTTGCGCTTTTGGCATTCAATATGAAGGACGCTAAAATTCAACGTCATACTGAAGAAATATATTTTGAGCTTAGAGAACGTGCAAGATTTCATTTAGAAATGGAAAATGATCAAAATAAACTAAAGGTAGAATTAGTTGAAGTGCTTCATCAAACATTTCCAGGCTTAGAAAAGTTATTTAAAAATAGGTACTCTAAGATTGCTTTAAATATAGCTAAAGTATTTCCTCATCCCAATTGTGTTTTCGCATTAACACATGACGAATTAACTCATACCATACTTAATTCAACAGCTAAAGGCATGTCCATTAAAAAAGCTCAAAAGTATACGAATGATTTGATTTCAATAGCACAAAATAGCTTCCCTACAGTTAAACAATCTTCATTTCTCGTAGAGAAATTAAGACATCTATGTGATAAATTACTTAAATCTATGCATGAAAAAGATTTGTTTGATAAAGAGATGATTAAATTAGCTAAGACAACTGATGCGTTTGAAAATATAGTTTCTATTCCTGGGTTAGGAGAATTAACCACTGCTTTACTGATTGGAGAGCTTGGAGATATAACACATTTTGAAACAAACAAACAACTCAATGCGTATGTCGGAATTGATATAAAACGTTATCAATCAGGTAATTCTATGAGCAGAGATACAATTAATAAAAGAGGTAATAAGAAAGCTAGACGTTTATTGTTTCTAATCATCATGAATATCATTAGAGGACGAAATCGTTATAAAAATCATGTTGCAGACTATTACTACAAATTAAGAAAGCAGCCAAATGAGAAACCTCATAAGACTGCAGTCATAGCTAGTGTGAATCGTTTGTTAAAAACCATTCATTATCTTATTACTAACAATCAATTATATGATTATCAAAAAGCACCACACTAA
- the rplS gene encoding 50S ribosomal protein L19: MTNHKLIEAVTKSQLRDDIPAFRAGDTLRVHVRIIEGSRERIQVFEGVVIKRRGGGISETFTVRKISSGVGVERTFPLHTPKIEKIEVKRRGKVRRAKLYYLRSLRGKAARIQEIR, from the coding sequence ATGACAAATCACAAATTAATTGAAGCAGTGACTAAGTCACAATTACGCGATGATATCCCAGCATTCCGTGCAGGTGACACTTTACGTGTACACGTTCGTATTATTGAAGGTAGCCGTGAGCGTATCCAAGTATTCGAAGGTGTTGTTATCAAACGTCGTGGTGGCGGTATTTCTGAAACTTTCACAGTTCGTAAAATTTCATCTGGTGTAGGTGTTGAACGTACATTCCCATTACACACACCAAAAATTGAAAAAATCGAAGTGAAACGTCGCGGTAAAGTACGTCGTGCGAAACTTTACTACTTACGTAGCTTACGTGGTAAAGCAGCGCGTATCCAAGAAATTCGTTAA
- the trmD gene encoding tRNA (guanosine(37)-N1)-methyltransferase TrmD, whose amino-acid sequence MKIDYLTLFPEMFDGVLNQSILKRAREKEILQTQTINFRDYADNKHHQVDDYPFGGGQGMVLKPEPIFNAMDAIDVTDETRVILMTPQGKPFDQKLAESLSKEKHLVFICGHYEGYDERIREKLVTDEISVGDFVLTGGELPAMVMTDAIVRLIPGVLSKQASHEDDSFSSGLLEFPQYTRPRTFKDMSVPDVLLSGNHAHIEQWRHEQSLKRTFEKRPDLLAAYDLSEKDQKYIESLKEH is encoded by the coding sequence ATGAAGATCGATTATTTAACATTGTTTCCAGAAATGTTTGACGGTGTGTTGAATCAATCTATTTTAAAACGTGCGCGTGAAAAAGAAATTTTACAGACACAGACGATTAATTTTCGAGATTACGCAGATAATAAGCATCATCAAGTCGATGATTATCCATTTGGTGGCGGGCAAGGTATGGTGTTAAAACCTGAACCTATCTTCAATGCAATGGATGCGATTGATGTCACGGATGAAACACGAGTGATATTGATGACGCCACAAGGTAAACCGTTTGATCAAAAATTGGCAGAGTCTTTATCGAAAGAAAAGCATCTCGTTTTTATTTGCGGTCATTATGAAGGTTATGATGAAAGAATAAGAGAAAAATTGGTCACGGATGAAATTTCAGTCGGTGATTTCGTGTTAACTGGAGGCGAATTGCCTGCGATGGTAATGACAGATGCCATTGTAAGATTGATACCTGGTGTATTAAGTAAGCAGGCATCACATGAAGATGATTCATTTTCAAGCGGTTTGTTGGAATTTCCTCAGTACACGCGCCCAAGAACGTTTAAAGATATGTCTGTTCCAGATGTATTACTTTCGGGAAATCATGCCCATATTGAACAATGGCGTCACGAACAATCATTAAAAAGAACTTTTGAAAAACGCCCAGATTTATTAGCAGCCTATGATTTAAGTGAAAAAGATCAAAAGTATATTGAATCTTTAAAAGAACATTGA
- the rimM gene encoding ribosome maturation factor RimM (Essential for efficient processing of 16S rRNA), with the protein MKVEVGKIVNTHGIKGELKVQSHSDFTDIRFQPGETLQIDTPTETMNVVVKSHRMHKGLHMLTFEGYTNINEVEHLKGSHLFQERDHKDIELGTHEYYYSDIIGCTVFDEDRPIGRVTEIFETGANDVWVVKGEKEHLIPYIADVVKEVDIENRKIMITPLEGLLNE; encoded by the coding sequence ATGAAAGTAGAAGTGGGTAAAATTGTAAATACGCACGGCATTAAAGGCGAGTTAAAAGTTCAATCACATTCTGATTTCACAGATATTCGCTTTCAACCAGGTGAAACATTACAAATTGATACACCAACGGAAACAATGAATGTCGTTGTTAAATCACATCGTATGCATAAAGGTTTGCATATGCTCACATTTGAAGGCTATACCAATATTAATGAAGTTGAACATTTAAAAGGTTCTCATTTATTTCAAGAAAGAGATCATAAAGATATTGAACTCGGTACGCATGAATACTACTATTCTGACATCATTGGTTGTACGGTTTTTGACGAAGATAGACCAATCGGACGTGTCACAGAAATCTTTGAGACAGGCGCAAATGATGTTTGGGTTGTTAAAGGAGAGAAAGAACATCTCATTCCTTACATAGCGGATGTCGTAAAAGAGGTTGATATTGAGAATCGTAAAATTATGATTACACCACTTGAAGGGTTGTTAAACGAATGA
- the rpsP gene encoding 30S ribosomal protein S16, translating to MAVKIRLTRLGSKRNPFYRIVVADARSPRDGRIIEQIGTYNPAAVNAPEVKIDEELALKWLKDGAKPTDTVHNILSREGILKTFDEQKKAK from the coding sequence ATGGCAGTTAAAATTCGTTTAACACGTTTAGGTTCAAAAAGAAATCCATTTTACCGTATTGTAGTAGCAGATGCACGTTCACCACGTGATGGTCGTATCATCGAGCAAATCGGTACTTACAACCCAGCAGCAGTAAATGCGCCAGAGGTTAAAATTGATGAAGAATTAGCACTTAAATGGTTAAAAGACGGTGCAAAACCAACAGATACAGTTCACAATATTTTATCACGTGAAGGTATTTTAAAAACTTTCGATGAGCAAAAGAAAGCAAAATAA
- the ffh gene encoding signal recognition particle protein has protein sequence MAFEGLSDRLQATMQKIKGKGKVTEADIKAMMREVRLALLEADVNFKVVKNFVKTVSDRALGSDVMKSLTPGQQVIKIVQEELTALMGGDNSTITMAKKPPTVVMMVGLQGAGKTTTAGKLALLMRKKYNKKPLLVAADIYRPAAINQLQTVGKQIDIPVYTEGDQVKPQQIVTNALQHAKDEHLDFVIIDTAGRLHIDEALMNELQEVKEIAKPNEIMLVVDAMTGQDAVNVAESFDQQLDVTGVTLTKLDGDTRGGAALSIRAVTQKPIKFIGMSEKLDGLELFHPERMASRILGMGDVLSLIEKAQQEVDEEKAKDLEKKMRTSSFTLDDFLEQLDQVKNLGPLDDIMRMIPGMNKMKGLDKLNMSDKQIDHIKAIIQSMTPTEREDPAKLNVSRKRRIANGSGRSIQEVNRLLKQFNDMKKMMKQFTGGGKGKKGKQNQLQNMLKGMNLPF, from the coding sequence ATGGCTTTTGAAGGATTATCCGATCGACTGCAAGCGACAATGCAGAAAATAAAAGGTAAAGGTAAAGTGACTGAAGCTGATATCAAAGCGATGATGCGGGAGGTCCGTCTTGCTTTATTAGAAGCGGACGTAAACTTTAAAGTCGTCAAAAACTTTGTTAAGACAGTTTCAGACCGAGCTTTAGGCTCTGACGTCATGAAGTCATTAACACCAGGCCAACAAGTGATTAAAATCGTACAAGAGGAGCTCACTGCTTTAATGGGTGGCGATAATAGTACGATTACGATGGCTAAAAAACCACCTACAGTTGTGATGATGGTAGGTTTACAAGGGGCAGGTAAAACGACAACTGCAGGGAAACTAGCTTTATTAATGCGTAAAAAATACAATAAAAAGCCGTTGCTCGTTGCAGCTGATATTTATCGTCCTGCCGCTATTAATCAATTACAGACTGTCGGAAAACAAATTGACATCCCTGTCTACACTGAGGGCGATCAAGTTAAACCTCAACAAATCGTGACGAATGCATTGCAACATGCAAAAGATGAGCATTTAGACTTTGTTATTATTGATACAGCAGGTCGTCTGCATATTGATGAAGCGCTAATGAATGAGCTTCAAGAAGTGAAAGAAATTGCTAAACCAAATGAAATCATGTTAGTCGTGGATGCAATGACAGGTCAAGACGCTGTAAATGTGGCAGAGTCATTTGATCAACAGTTAGATGTTACGGGTGTTACATTAACTAAACTAGATGGTGACACACGTGGTGGGGCAGCACTTTCTATTAGAGCAGTAACACAAAAACCGATTAAATTTATAGGTATGAGCGAAAAGCTAGATGGCTTAGAATTGTTCCATCCTGAACGTATGGCATCACGTATATTAGGTATGGGTGACGTTTTAAGTCTGATTGAAAAAGCACAACAAGAAGTGGATGAAGAAAAAGCTAAAGACTTAGAAAAGAAAATGCGCACGTCGTCATTCACACTTGATGACTTTTTAGAACAGTTGGATCAAGTGAAAAATTTAGGGCCACTTGATGATATTATGAGAATGATTCCAGGTATGAATAAAATGAAAGGCTTGGATAAACTTAATATGAGCGATAAACAAATCGATCACATTAAAGCAATTATTCAGTCTATGACACCGACAGAAAGAGAAGACCCTGCTAAACTAAATGTTTCTAGAAAACGTAGAATTGCGAACGGTTCTGGACGCTCAATTCAAGAAGTCAACCGTCTGTTAAAACAATTCAACGATATGAAGAAAATGATGAAACAATTTACAGGTGGCGGAAAAGGTAAAAAAGGTAAGCAAAACCAATTACAAAATATGCTTAAAGGCATGAATCTGCCATTCTAA
- a CDS encoding putative DNA-binding protein, producing the protein MHENDLIKTIRMNYLFDFYQSLLTEKQRNYLRLFYLEDYALSEIAETFEVSRQAVYDNIRRTGDLVEDYEAKLGLYRRFKRRQEIYQLMHQNIKEPERIQSYIKELEELE; encoded by the coding sequence ATGCATGAAAATGACTTGATCAAAACAATTCGTATGAATTACTTATTTGATTTTTATCAATCACTCTTAACAGAAAAGCAGCGTAATTACTTACGACTCTTTTATTTAGAAGATTATGCATTAAGTGAAATTGCAGAGACATTTGAAGTGAGTCGTCAAGCAGTGTATGATAACATAAGAAGAACTGGCGATTTGGTAGAAGACTATGAAGCAAAATTGGGTTTATACCGTCGTTTTAAACGAAGACAAGAAATTTATCAATTAATGCATCAAAATATTAAAGAACCAGAACGTATTCAATCATATATTAAAGAACTTGAAGAACTAGAATAA
- the ftsY gene encoding signal recognition particle-docking protein FtsY, with protein sequence MSFFKRLKDKFAKPEREQDELLQQDETMQDEAERKKLNEADTSLKPQDDSSSIDDEFDDGLISIEEFEELESQKIGAKFREGLEKSRENFQNQLNNLLAHYRKVDEDFFEALEEMLIQADVGFNTVMELVDELRLEAKRRNITETEDLREAIVEKIVEIYQQDDDQSEVMNIEDGRLNVILMVGVNGVGKTTTIGKLAHRYQLQGKKVMLAAGDTFRAGAIQQLEVWGERVGVDVVRQGEGSDPAAVMYDAINAAKNKGVDILICDTAGRLQNKQNLMNELEKVKRVISRSIPEAPHEVLLCLDATTGQNALAQAKAFKEVTNVTGIVLTKLDGTAKGGIVLAIRNELQIPVKYVGLGEKMDDLQPFNAESYVYGLFADMIEQNVPESNDDDSKNEA encoded by the coding sequence ATGAGCTTTTTTAAACGATTAAAAGATAAGTTTGCCAAACCCGAGCGAGAACAAGATGAACTGTTACAACAAGATGAGACAATGCAAGATGAAGCGGAGCGTAAAAAGTTAAATGAAGCAGACACTTCATTAAAGCCTCAAGACGATAGTTCGTCTATTGATGATGAGTTCGATGATGGGTTAATATCTATTGAAGAGTTTGAAGAGTTAGAATCTCAAAAAATTGGTGCGAAATTCCGTGAAGGTTTAGAAAAATCACGTGAAAACTTCCAAAATCAATTAAATAACTTATTAGCGCATTATCGAAAAGTGGATGAAGATTTCTTTGAAGCGTTGGAAGAAATGTTAATCCAAGCCGACGTTGGATTTAATACTGTGATGGAATTAGTTGATGAATTACGTTTAGAAGCTAAGCGACGTAATATTACAGAAACTGAAGATTTACGCGAAGCCATTGTAGAAAAGATTGTTGAAATATACCAACAAGATGACGATCAATCAGAAGTCATGAATATTGAAGATGGCCGTTTAAACGTGATTTTAATGGTCGGTGTCAATGGTGTAGGGAAAACGACAACGATTGGTAAGTTAGCACATCGTTATCAATTGCAAGGTAAAAAAGTCATGCTCGCAGCAGGTGATACTTTCCGTGCGGGTGCCATTCAACAGCTTGAAGTATGGGGTGAACGCGTGGGTGTTGACGTCGTTCGTCAAGGAGAAGGATCTGACCCTGCCGCTGTCATGTATGATGCCATTAACGCCGCTAAAAATAAAGGTGTCGATATTTTAATTTGTGATACAGCAGGTCGACTTCAAAATAAACAAAATTTAATGAATGAACTTGAAAAAGTTAAGCGTGTTATCTCACGTTCGATTCCTGAAGCACCCCATGAGGTTTTACTTTGCTTAGATGCAACAACAGGTCAAAATGCTTTAGCACAAGCTAAGGCGTTTAAAGAAGTTACAAATGTGACAGGTATCGTTTTAACGAAATTAGATGGTACAGCTAAAGGGGGTATTGTGTTAGCGATACGTAATGAATTGCAAATCCCAGTTAAATATGTAGGACTTGGTGAAAAAATGGATGATTTACAACCATTTAATGCTGAAAGTTACGTTTATGGTTTGTTTGCTGACATGATCGAACAAAATGTACCAGAATCTAATGATGATGATTCTAAGAATGAGGCATAG